A single window of Pseudomonadota bacterium DNA harbors:
- a CDS encoding type II toxin-antitoxin system mRNA interferase toxin, RelE/StbE family, with protein MPYKVEFHPEALNDFDTLDGSIQKEVEKKIDALSENPFLGNPLGNKFGINLTGFYKIYIAKKKYRIVCRLIGELVEIIEIIAIGKRDKEAVYRLALKRLKKTIKKQ; from the coding sequence ATGCCTTATAAGGTTGAATTTCACCCGGAGGCCCTCAATGACTTTGATACCCTTGATGGTTCAATCCAGAAAGAGGTTGAAAAAAAGATTGATGCCCTCTCTGAAAATCCTTTTTTGGGTAACCCTCTCGGGAATAAATTTGGTATTAACCTTACTGGTTTTTACAAGATATACATCGCAAAAAAGAAATACCGTATTGTTTGTCGCTTAATTGGCGAGCTTGTAGAAATCATCGAAATAATCGCAATAGGGAAAAGGGATAAAGAAGCAGTTTACAGGCTAGCATTGAAAAGGCTTAAGAA
- a CDS encoding pyruvate, phosphate dikinase (catalyzes the formation of phosphoenolpyruvate from pyruvate), with product SFGTNDLTQTGLGMSRDDAGRFLRYYIEHDIYAFDPFQRIDEKGVGKLMQIGVELGRKARKNLKIGICGEHGGEPHSVEFCHKIGLDYVSCSPYRVTVAKLAAARAAIKDKKKVAVPD from the coding sequence TCTTTTGGTACAAACGATTTAACACAAACAGGCCTGGGTATGAGCAGGGATGATGCTGGAAGATTCTTACGATACTACATAGAACATGACATATACGCCTTTGACCCATTTCAGAGAATAGATGAAAAAGGTGTGGGAAAACTTATGCAGATAGGTGTTGAACTGGGAAGAAAGGCAAGGAAAAACCTGAAGATTGGTATATGCGGGGAACATGGAGGAGAGCCTCATTCAGTAGAGTTCTGTCATAAGATTGGGCTTGACTATGTAAGTTGTTCACCGTATCGTGTAACGGTGGCAAAGCTTGCCGCAGCAAGGGCAGCAATAAAGGATAAAAAGAAAGTAGCTGTCCCGGATTAA
- a CDS encoding type II toxin-antitoxin system Phd/YefM family antitoxin, whose product MLVNSEKMISVGKLQRELTQRLRELSETGEPLYVLKNNSLTAVILSPEDYEFFKEAEGLLEHLEIAETIKKRLKGHDRSKNIPWEKVKAKYAL is encoded by the coding sequence ATGTTAGTCAATTCGGAAAAGATGATCTCTGTTGGGAAGTTACAGAGGGAACTTACACAAAGGCTGAGAGAACTATCGGAAACAGGTGAACCCTTATATGTGTTGAAAAACAATTCCCTTACAGCAGTGATACTTTCCCCTGAAGATTATGAATTTTTCAAGGAAGCAGAGGGATTGCTTGAGCACCTCGAGATAGCTGAGACTATAAAGAAAAGATTAAAAGGGCATGACCGTTCTAAGAATATCCCATGGGAAAAGGTAAAGGCAAAATATGCCTTATAA